A genomic segment from Nitrospira sp. encodes:
- a CDS encoding Acetolactate synthase large subunit, with product MVKVADYIINTLAERGIDKMFVVYGAANGDLIDAFTRTAATEYVAVMHEQAGGFAAEAYAKVKGVPGVAIATSGPGGMNLLTAMGNCFYDSVPCVFLTGQINSRFLRPDPSIRQIGFQETDIVAMAAPVTKYAKMVLKPEDIRYELEKALWLCQEGRPGPVLLDLPLDLQKAKVDAKQLTGFEPPAAMSFNLAVLDEQITRLVAALQTSERPVILVGGGVRSAGAQDDVRELGRRLNVPCFPTWNALDVITSDYEHYGGRVGTYGGAGRNFGIQNCDLLLSIGSRISGRITGGNVQSFARQAKKYLVEIDPAMVQRKFQQVPFDVNILCDAKVFTRRLLAALDRRSKPLPDYSGWTERVMEWKQRYDPVRPEFFAQRERVHPYAFMRRLSEKMGATDILVGDCGGNIVVSNHAFETKYGQRNLTNNGNSPMGFSFAGAMGAWFGDPSRRVVCTIGDGGFNMNPQELQTFLNYGVKVKTFILNNHIYGITKAYQETNFQGRAEACGPKGYRPPDFLKIVEAYGINTVAIRNHAEMDAKIDEVLRFDGPVVCDVDMHEFHTYEPRIFGWKTPIEDMYPYLPREEFRANMVIEPADGWMSPEYPDVVRRDAQSQP from the coding sequence ATGGTCAAGGTCGCGGACTACATCATCAACACGCTGGCGGAACGGGGCATCGACAAGATGTTCGTAGTGTATGGTGCCGCCAACGGCGATTTGATCGACGCCTTCACCCGCACTGCCGCCACGGAGTATGTCGCGGTCATGCACGAACAGGCAGGCGGCTTTGCCGCTGAAGCCTATGCCAAGGTGAAAGGCGTACCCGGCGTGGCCATCGCCACCAGCGGGCCGGGCGGCATGAATCTCCTCACGGCGATGGGAAATTGTTTTTACGACTCCGTGCCCTGTGTGTTTCTGACCGGCCAGATCAATTCCCGCTTCCTGCGGCCGGACCCCTCGATCCGCCAGATCGGGTTCCAGGAGACCGACATCGTGGCGATGGCGGCGCCGGTCACCAAATACGCCAAGATGGTGCTGAAACCGGAAGACATCCGGTACGAATTGGAGAAGGCGTTGTGGCTGTGTCAAGAGGGAAGGCCGGGGCCGGTCCTGTTGGACCTTCCCCTCGATCTGCAGAAGGCCAAGGTGGATGCGAAACAGCTGACCGGCTTCGAACCGCCTGCCGCCATGAGTTTCAACCTCGCCGTGCTGGATGAACAGATCACCCGCCTGGTCGCAGCACTGCAGACATCGGAACGGCCGGTCATACTCGTCGGCGGCGGCGTACGTTCGGCCGGTGCGCAGGACGATGTGCGTGAATTGGGCCGGCGGTTGAACGTGCCCTGTTTTCCAACCTGGAACGCGTTGGACGTCATCACATCCGACTATGAACACTACGGCGGTCGGGTCGGAACCTACGGCGGAGCCGGCAGGAACTTCGGCATCCAGAACTGTGATCTGCTCCTGTCCATCGGCAGCCGCATTTCCGGCCGGATTACCGGCGGAAATGTGCAAAGCTTCGCGCGACAGGCAAAGAAATATCTGGTCGAAATCGATCCCGCCATGGTGCAGCGGAAGTTTCAACAGGTGCCCTTCGATGTCAACATCCTCTGCGATGCCAAGGTGTTCACCCGCCGTCTGCTGGCCGCGCTCGACCGCCGAAGCAAGCCGTTGCCGGATTACTCGGGCTGGACGGAACGGGTGATGGAATGGAAACAACGGTACGATCCGGTCCGGCCGGAGTTCTTCGCGCAACGAGAACGGGTGCATCCCTACGCTTTCATGCGGCGTCTGTCGGAAAAGATGGGGGCGACGGACATCTTGGTCGGCGACTGCGGCGGCAACATCGTCGTGAGCAACCATGCCTTCGAAACCAAATACGGACAACGCAACCTGACTAACAACGGCAACTCTCCGATGGGTTTCTCGTTCGCCGGGGCAATGGGCGCCTGGTTCGGCGATCCTTCCCGCCGAGTCGTCTGCACGATCGGCGACGGCGGATTCAACATGAACCCTCAGGAGTTGCAGACCTTTCTGAATTACGGCGTGAAGGTCAAAACGTTCATCTTGAACAACCACATCTACGGCATCACCAAGGCCTATCAAGAGACCAATTTCCAAGGTCGCGCAGAAGCCTGCGGGCCGAAGGGATACCGCCCCCCCGACTTTCTGAAAATCGTCGAGGCCTACGGAATCAACACCGTGGCCATCCGCAACCATGCCGAGATGGATGCCAAGATCGACGAGGTGCTGCGATTCGATGGTCCGGTGGTCTGTGATGTGGACATGCACGAGTTCCACACCTACGAACCGAGGATCTTCGGATGGAAGACGCCCATCGAAGACATGTATCCCTATCTGCCGCGTGAAGAATTCCGGGCCAACATGGTGATCGAGCCGGCCGACGGATGGATGAGTCCCGAGTATCCGGATGTCGTTCGTCGCGATGCCCAATCACAGCCGTAA
- a CDS encoding Fe-S oxidoreductase, which produces MSKPLDVLLVTPPSRVQVYQDLSRDFAAIEPPVWAGLIATFLRRHDCSVAILDAEAQGLSHEQTAEQIAAIGPRLAVFVIYGQQPSASTQCMPAGRKVCEILNSLVDIPTLVMGTHASALPLRTLREEPYTYVCQGEGPATILALVIALRAPQHPLRDVPGLWHRMDGTSVGNAPAPLLTNLDRELPWQAWDLLDMTRYRAHNWHCFANLDGRSPYASLQTSLGCPFTCSFCCINAPFTTPMLRTWSPDNVIGQIDRLVREYGVTNIKIPDEMFVLNRRHVAGICDRIIERGYRLNIWAYARVDTVQDEVLAKLARAGFTWLGLGIESGSQHVRDGVEKGRFGERDIVATVEKIRSYGIHVAANYIFGLPDDNLESMRATLDLALALNTEWANFYCAMAYPGSSLYGLAKKKQWALPDDRGGPGWIGYSQHAYDTCPLPTDCLTATQVLDFRDRAFLEYFESHRYQTMLRETFGERVVRHVKDMCSHQVRRRHHDQAAKPAA; this is translated from the coding sequence GTGTCCAAGCCGCTTGACGTGTTGCTCGTGACACCGCCCAGCCGGGTGCAAGTGTATCAGGATCTCAGCCGAGACTTTGCCGCCATCGAACCGCCCGTGTGGGCCGGACTGATCGCCACCTTTCTACGCAGGCACGATTGCTCCGTCGCCATCCTCGATGCGGAAGCACAGGGATTGAGTCACGAACAGACCGCGGAACAGATCGCGGCGATCGGTCCCAGGCTCGCGGTGTTCGTCATTTACGGCCAACAACCCTCCGCGTCCACGCAATGCATGCCGGCAGGGAGGAAAGTGTGCGAGATCCTCAACAGCCTCGTCGACATTCCCACGTTGGTGATGGGAACCCATGCCTCGGCTCTTCCGCTGCGTACGTTGCGTGAGGAACCCTACACCTACGTCTGTCAGGGCGAAGGCCCGGCGACCATTCTCGCCTTGGTGATCGCGCTACGGGCTCCACAACATCCCCTTCGCGATGTTCCGGGACTGTGGCACAGGATGGACGGAACGTCGGTGGGCAATGCCCCCGCGCCGCTGTTGACGAATCTGGATCGTGAATTGCCCTGGCAGGCCTGGGACCTTCTCGACATGACCAGGTATCGCGCCCATAACTGGCACTGCTTCGCGAACTTGGATGGGCGTAGCCCCTATGCCTCATTGCAGACCAGTCTGGGTTGTCCCTTCACCTGTTCGTTCTGTTGCATCAATGCTCCCTTTACCACGCCCATGCTGCGGACTTGGAGTCCGGACAACGTCATAGGTCAGATTGACCGTTTGGTCAGGGAATACGGCGTCACCAACATCAAGATCCCCGACGAGATGTTCGTGCTGAACCGGCGGCATGTGGCCGGGATTTGCGACCGCATCATCGAACGGGGATACCGCCTCAATATATGGGCCTATGCCAGAGTCGATACGGTACAAGACGAGGTGTTGGCGAAACTGGCCCGCGCCGGATTTACCTGGTTGGGTCTCGGCATCGAATCCGGCAGCCAACATGTGCGGGACGGGGTCGAAAAGGGCCGGTTTGGTGAACGGGATATCGTGGCGACGGTCGAGAAGATCCGCTCGTATGGCATCCATGTGGCGGCCAACTATATTTTCGGGTTGCCGGACGACAACCTGGAGAGCATGCGCGCGACGTTGGACCTCGCCCTTGCGCTCAACACGGAGTGGGCGAATTTCTACTGTGCCATGGCGTATCCGGGCTCATCGTTGTACGGCCTTGCGAAAAAGAAACAGTGGGCCTTGCCGGACGATAGGGGAGGGCCAGGCTGGATTGGATATTCACAACATGCCTACGACACCTGCCCCTTGCCGACCGATTGCCTCACCGCTACGCAGGTGTTGGATTTCCGAGATCGTGCCTTCCTGGAATATTTCGAAAGCCACCGTTATCAGACCATGCTCCGGGAAACATTCGGAGAACGCGTCGTCCGGCATGTGAAGGACATGTGTTCGCATCAGGTACGCCGACGCCACCATGACCAGGCGGCCAAGCCGGCGGCCTAG
- a CDS encoding Aspartate aminotransferase — MTGRRPPGSSVPHRPAFSSRGDRLVGQEMFKVMDRAQVLERQGHRVYHLELGNPRMAPPSQIIEATMDALRAKQFGYAPMAGVKELREALAARYASLTGQALTDSHVVISPTNLLIHQFLDITCDPGDRVLVFTPAFPSYWAAASHLGLQVIAQPLAQGDGFHLTRKAVDAALATEPQAIIINNANNPTGALYSPAILRDLVDRCEQAGIWLLSDETYADLTFDQSFVTLASSRAGQVVAISSFSKVFSIPGFRTGYAVAHEAVAAKLALSNSTLYSCLPAFTQLGCLAGLAVLDDYVSDIRARCIRLIGSCYDRIDRSGVLRCNRPESGFYLFVDITETGLDDVTFCRRLLDECQTAVTPGRSFGEAYSSFIRLATCGREEDVLEGVSRTIAFAQDLGGCRVQAA; from the coding sequence ATGACAGGTCGTAGGCCGCCGGGTTCATCAGTTCCGCACAGACCGGCGTTTTCATCGCGGGGTGACCGTTTGGTCGGGCAAGAAATGTTCAAGGTGATGGATCGCGCTCAGGTGCTGGAACGGCAAGGCCATCGTGTCTATCACTTGGAACTCGGCAACCCACGCATGGCGCCTCCTTCACAGATTATCGAGGCGACGATGGACGCGCTTCGCGCGAAGCAGTTCGGGTATGCGCCGATGGCGGGGGTGAAGGAATTGCGCGAGGCGTTGGCGGCCCGATATGCGTCGTTGACGGGACAGGCCCTGACCGATTCCCATGTCGTCATCAGTCCGACAAATCTCTTGATTCATCAATTTCTCGACATCACCTGCGATCCGGGCGACCGGGTGCTGGTGTTTACCCCAGCCTTTCCATCCTACTGGGCCGCCGCCTCCCATCTCGGTCTTCAGGTGATCGCCCAGCCGCTGGCCCAGGGAGACGGATTTCACCTGACGCGAAAGGCTGTGGATGCCGCTCTGGCCACCGAACCTCAGGCGATCATCATCAACAACGCCAATAATCCCACGGGCGCGCTGTATTCACCGGCCATTCTGCGGGATCTTGTCGACCGCTGCGAGCAGGCGGGAATCTGGTTGTTGAGCGATGAGACCTATGCGGATCTGACGTTCGACCAGTCGTTCGTCACCCTCGCCTCATCACGGGCGGGACAGGTCGTGGCCATCTCGTCATTTTCCAAAGTGTTCTCAATTCCAGGTTTTCGAACCGGCTACGCCGTTGCCCACGAAGCCGTGGCCGCGAAACTGGCGCTTTCCAATTCGACCCTCTATTCCTGCCTCCCGGCCTTTACCCAACTGGGTTGTCTCGCGGGATTGGCGGTGCTCGATGACTATGTGAGCGACATCCGAGCACGCTGTATCCGGTTGATCGGATCGTGCTACGACCGCATCGATCGGTCCGGCGTCTTGCGCTGTAACAGGCCGGAATCGGGTTTTTATCTGTTCGTAGACATCACTGAAACCGGTCTCGATGACGTGACTTTTTGCCGGCGGCTGTTGGATGAGTGTCAGACCGCCGTCACACCCGGCCGCAGTTTCGGCGAGGCCTATTCGTCGTTCATACGTCTGGCCACCTGCGGCCGGGAAGAAGATGTGCTGGAAGGCGTCTCGCGGACCATCGCCTTCGCGCAGGATCTCGGAGGTTGTCGTGTCCAAGCCGCTTGA
- a CDS encoding D-glycero-alpha-D-manno-heptose 1-phosphate guanylyltransferase: protein MGSVGDCDVIILCGGLGTRLRTVLNDRPKPMASIDGRPFVSLLVEHFVRHGARRFIFCTGHRGEMIEEWFGRHRGGYDSVFVRDPFPLGTGGALAQAMALTRRNPVLVLNGDSFCGIDPIRLLRFHTLKRARATIAVTHPDEREDTGSVELAEDDRILSVLEKSGSGTTGYCNAGIYVFDRAVESLFPQNNPWSLERDLLPRLVAQGFYGFVTASTLYDIGTPERLAHFRNIWKEASAYLPVAPIHHEQKSISS from the coding sequence GTGGGCTCCGTCGGCGACTGCGACGTCATCATTCTCTGCGGAGGCCTCGGTACCAGGTTGCGGACCGTCTTGAACGATCGGCCCAAACCGATGGCTTCGATCGACGGCCGTCCCTTCGTGTCCCTGCTCGTCGAGCATTTCGTCCGTCACGGAGCACGGCGATTCATTTTCTGCACCGGTCACCGGGGAGAGATGATCGAAGAGTGGTTCGGACGGCACAGGGGTGGCTACGATTCGGTATTTGTCCGCGACCCGTTCCCTCTCGGAACCGGCGGGGCCCTGGCGCAGGCCATGGCGTTGACAAGGCGCAATCCGGTCCTGGTGCTGAACGGTGACTCGTTCTGCGGGATCGACCCGATACGGCTTCTGCGTTTCCACACGCTCAAACGGGCGCGCGCGACGATTGCGGTGACTCATCCGGATGAACGTGAGGACACAGGCTCGGTCGAACTTGCCGAGGACGATCGTATCCTGTCCGTACTCGAAAAGTCGGGCTCGGGGACGACCGGATACTGCAACGCCGGAATCTACGTGTTCGATCGTGCCGTCGAGTCGTTGTTTCCTCAGAACAATCCCTGGTCATTGGAGCGGGATCTGTTGCCTCGGCTGGTGGCGCAAGGTTTCTACGGGTTCGTGACCGCCAGCACCCTGTACGACATCGGCACTCCCGAACGTCTGGCGCACTTCCGGAACATCTGGAAAGAAGCGTCGGCCTATCTCCCTGTGGCCCCCATCCATCATGAACAGAAATCGATCTCGTCATGA
- a CDS encoding D-glycero-alpha-D-manno-heptose 7-phosphate kinase gives MIISRTPFRISFFGGGTDYPVWFREHGGAVLATTIDKYCYITCRRLPPFFEHKTRIAYSRIEHVSHHDEIEHPAVRGVLTYLNISDGLEIHHDGDLPARTGLGSSSSFTVGLLHTLYALQHIMPSKAQLTQAAIHVEQDILREAVGCQDQALAAHGGLRQVTFFQNGEIGHTPIVMKPERLASFQSHLQLYFTGFSRIASEVAREQIDRTKQRKAELFTMLEMVQEGIAILTGERELTEFGALLHEAWMVKRRLTSRITTPAIDDIYAAAREAGALGGKLLGAGGGGFMLFFAKPEDHERIRLALPGLLQVPFRFEGLGTQIVFYQEDHLMLDDVWTQRSIQAATTLKATIIGKAA, from the coding sequence ATGATTATCAGCCGAACCCCTTTTCGCATCTCGTTCTTCGGCGGTGGCACCGACTATCCGGTATGGTTTCGTGAACATGGGGGGGCCGTCCTGGCCACGACGATCGACAAGTATTGCTACATCACCTGCCGCCGCCTGCCGCCGTTTTTCGAACACAAGACCCGCATCGCCTATTCACGAATCGAGCATGTGAGCCACCATGATGAGATCGAACATCCCGCCGTCCGAGGGGTGCTCACGTATCTCAATATCAGCGACGGTTTGGAAATCCATCACGACGGGGACTTGCCTGCCCGCACGGGACTGGGGTCCAGTTCGTCGTTTACCGTGGGCCTGCTCCATACGCTGTACGCCTTGCAACACATCATGCCCAGCAAGGCCCAACTCACGCAGGCTGCGATCCATGTCGAACAGGACATTCTCCGGGAAGCAGTCGGATGTCAGGACCAAGCCCTGGCGGCGCATGGCGGGCTTCGTCAGGTCACTTTTTTTCAGAACGGAGAGATCGGTCATACCCCGATCGTAATGAAACCGGAACGGCTCGCCTCGTTCCAGAGTCATCTGCAACTGTACTTCACGGGGTTTTCGAGAATCGCATCCGAAGTGGCCCGCGAACAGATCGACCGCACGAAACAGCGCAAGGCAGAACTCTTCACCATGTTGGAGATGGTCCAGGAGGGCATCGCGATCCTCACCGGTGAGCGCGAGCTGACTGAGTTCGGCGCGTTGCTCCATGAAGCCTGGATGGTGAAGCGTCGCCTGACGTCACGCATTACCACGCCGGCGATCGACGATATTTATGCCGCCGCCAGGGAAGCCGGAGCGCTCGGCGGAAAGTTGCTCGGCGCGGGGGGCGGGGGGTTCATGCTGTTCTTCGCCAAGCCCGAGGATCACGAACGCATCCGTCTGGCTTTGCCGGGTCTGTTGCAGGTTCCCTTCAGGTTTGAGGGGCTCGGTACGCAAATCGTGTTCTACCAGGAAGACCATCTCATGTTGGATGACGTGTGGACGCAGCGGTCGATACAGGCGGCCACGACGTTGAAGGCCACCATCATCGGAAAGGCGGCTTGA
- a CDS encoding UDP-glucose 4-epimerase, whose amino-acid sequence MTIPSAHVLVTGGAGYIGSVLSKRLLERNYRVTVLDNFLYRQNSLMDCCGEEGFQVVRGDCRDERILTDLLRQADIIIPLAALVGAPLCDRDRIGAYTVNFEAVQMLCKLSSPHQRIIFPVTNSGYGIGRPGVPCTEDSPLRPISLYGETKVKAERVVLDRGNSITLRLATVFGVSPRMRMDLLVNDFVWHAVNDRAIVVFEGHCKRNYIHVQDVARTFLHAIDHFEEMKQRPYNVGLDDANLSKLELCGEIRRLMPHFVSFEAPIGEDPDKRDYIVSNQRLLESGFKPEWSLERGIRELIKCYTILRAGQYANV is encoded by the coding sequence ATGACGATACCTTCAGCCCACGTGCTCGTGACCGGAGGAGCCGGCTACATCGGCTCCGTACTCAGCAAACGGCTCCTCGAACGGAACTATCGTGTGACGGTCCTAGACAACTTTCTCTATCGCCAGAACAGCCTGATGGATTGTTGCGGCGAAGAAGGCTTTCAGGTCGTCCGCGGCGACTGCCGGGATGAACGGATCCTGACGGATCTATTGCGACAGGCCGATATCATCATCCCGTTGGCCGCCCTGGTCGGGGCGCCCCTCTGCGACCGAGATCGAATCGGGGCCTACACGGTCAACTTCGAAGCCGTGCAGATGCTCTGCAAACTGTCCTCTCCGCATCAACGGATCATTTTTCCGGTCACCAACAGCGGGTATGGCATCGGCCGACCGGGCGTGCCCTGCACGGAAGACTCTCCGCTCCGCCCCATCAGTCTGTACGGCGAGACCAAGGTAAAGGCAGAACGGGTGGTCTTGGACCGGGGTAATAGCATCACCTTGCGGTTGGCCACCGTGTTCGGCGTATCACCGAGAATGCGGATGGACCTGCTGGTCAACGATTTTGTCTGGCATGCCGTGAACGATCGCGCGATCGTCGTGTTCGAGGGGCATTGCAAGCGCAACTACATCCACGTCCAGGATGTCGCGCGCACCTTTCTCCATGCGATCGATCACTTCGAAGAGATGAAACAACGCCCCTACAACGTGGGACTGGACGACGCGAACCTCTCGAAGCTCGAATTGTGCGGGGAAATCCGGCGATTGATGCCTCACTTTGTCTCATTCGAAGCGCCCATCGGCGAGGATCCGGACAAACGCGATTACATCGTGTCGAATCAACGATTGCTGGAAAGCGGCTTCAAGCCGGAGTGGTCGCTGGAGCGAGGGATCCGCGAGTTGATCAAGTGCTACACGATCCTCAGAGCGGGCCAGTATGCCAATGTGTGA
- a CDS encoding DegT/DnrJ/EryC1/StrS aminotransferase has translation MTAHIQTTGLNPRWCLAQDTIDRQDIDHLIEWLRTYPRLTKGAMTLDFEREWSTWLGRPYSVNCNSGSSGNLLMYYALLRSGRLRNTNVIVPSVGWVTSIAPAIQFGMTPIMCEADPDTFGLDLNHLEDLLKRHEAHTVLLVQVLGVPHRMDELQALKDRYGFYLLEDACAAIGAEYRGKKAGAFGDMASFSFYFGHQMSTIEGGMVSTGDKRFADLLLMLRSHGWSKDLDPTTHRELVSHYQIDDFHSPFVFYEPGFNLRSTDLNAFIGIEQLRKLDWMTGRRQANHERYLRHLGTRFYTQRPPQGSKVASISFGLLADSMEQRRRIVHALVTAGIETRMFSAGNLGRHPFWVNRYGKAGFPVADRIHHCGFFLPNHASMNEQDVDHIARVVLEAA, from the coding sequence ATGACAGCTCACATCCAGACTACCGGATTGAATCCTCGATGGTGTCTTGCACAGGACACCATCGATCGACAGGATATCGATCACCTCATCGAGTGGCTGCGGACCTACCCACGCCTCACGAAAGGGGCGATGACCCTCGATTTCGAGCGGGAATGGTCGACATGGCTGGGGCGGCCCTATTCGGTGAACTGCAATTCCGGCTCGTCGGGCAATCTGCTGATGTATTATGCCTTGCTTCGATCAGGCCGGTTACGCAACACGAACGTCATCGTACCCAGCGTCGGGTGGGTCACCTCCATCGCCCCGGCGATCCAATTCGGCATGACCCCTATCATGTGCGAGGCGGATCCGGACACCTTCGGACTCGACCTCAACCACCTCGAAGATCTGTTGAAACGTCATGAGGCCCATACCGTTCTCTTGGTGCAGGTGCTCGGCGTTCCGCATCGCATGGATGAATTGCAGGCGCTCAAGGATCGTTATGGGTTCTATCTGCTCGAGGATGCCTGCGCGGCCATCGGAGCAGAATATCGGGGGAAGAAGGCGGGGGCCTTCGGTGACATGGCAAGCTTTTCCTTTTATTTCGGCCATCAGATGTCCACCATCGAAGGCGGCATGGTCTCGACCGGCGACAAACGGTTTGCGGATCTCCTCCTCATGTTGAGAAGCCATGGGTGGAGCAAAGACCTCGATCCGACGACGCACCGCGAACTGGTCTCTCATTATCAAATCGACGATTTTCATTCCCCCTTCGTGTTTTACGAACCGGGGTTCAACCTGCGCTCGACGGATCTCAATGCGTTCATCGGTATCGAACAACTCCGCAAGCTTGACTGGATGACGGGCCGGCGGCAGGCGAATCATGAACGGTATCTGCGGCATCTCGGAACACGGTTTTATACTCAACGCCCGCCGCAGGGCAGCAAGGTGGCCAGCATCTCCTTCGGCCTGCTTGCAGATTCGATGGAGCAGCGGCGACGCATCGTTCACGCGCTCGTGACAGCGGGCATCGAGACGCGCATGTTCTCCGCCGGCAATCTGGGGCGTCACCCCTTCTGGGTGAACCGCTATGGGAAAGCCGGTTTTCCTGTGGCCGACCGGATACATCATTGCGGGTTCTTCTTGCCCAATCACGCCTCCATGAACGAGCAGGATGTGGATCACATCGCCCGCGTCGTTCTGGAGGCCGCATGA
- a CDS encoding HD-GYP hydrolase domain containing protein — protein sequence MVTGKRIPVERLKPGMFIVGMDQPWYRTPFLFHKRLIASLDDVAQLTRHGIREVTIDPERGLDVEGEIAPVAAQEDLAPQPSAADPPPGTEEPEAAQQTLRRRHAAAAKAAYHEATAAMERVFRELEAGRPPKVVTLKSIVSGLLNRILTHPESMMTQFCLEKMRRFDRTLASHGMDVCVLALIVAVEHGCDEADRETLGMGALLHDIGYVRLPRNLYRKSTPLTDHEKALMQQHPQLAATVLSQGDSLPEAVGRIIAQHHECPDGSGFPNKLKNGTVSQLAQLVGLADTYDGMVGTRNGRPPLLPHDAIRQLFVLGEKGRYEKALVEVAIKALGVYPIGSLIKLNTSECAVVMGINHEDRLKPKIRIISRPEGDILKDPIDIDLTIANPAEPSRTILRALDPQQEHVDLPAYFETVSKS from the coding sequence ATGGTCACTGGCAAACGTATCCCTGTCGAACGACTGAAACCCGGCATGTTTATCGTGGGTATGGATCAACCTTGGTATCGCACGCCGTTTCTCTTCCATAAGCGGTTGATTGCCAGCCTTGACGATGTCGCCCAGCTCACCCGTCATGGTATCCGTGAAGTCACCATCGATCCGGAACGCGGGCTCGATGTCGAAGGTGAAATCGCCCCCGTGGCGGCCCAGGAGGACCTCGCGCCTCAACCTTCCGCCGCCGATCCGCCTCCTGGTACAGAGGAACCTGAAGCCGCACAGCAGACCCTCCGGCGCCGGCATGCGGCGGCGGCCAAGGCTGCCTACCACGAAGCCACAGCGGCCATGGAACGGGTATTCAGAGAACTGGAAGCCGGACGACCGCCGAAGGTCGTGACCCTCAAGAGCATCGTTTCCGGGCTCTTGAACCGGATTCTGACGCATCCGGAGTCCATGATGACCCAGTTCTGCCTGGAGAAGATGAGGCGGTTCGATCGCACCCTGGCGTCTCACGGCATGGACGTCTGCGTGTTGGCGCTCATCGTCGCAGTCGAACACGGCTGCGATGAAGCTGACCGTGAAACCCTCGGGATGGGCGCACTGCTCCACGACATCGGGTATGTGCGTCTTCCGCGCAACCTGTACAGGAAATCAACTCCTCTAACCGACCACGAGAAGGCGCTGATGCAGCAACACCCACAGTTGGCTGCGACCGTACTGTCGCAGGGCGATTCGCTGCCGGAAGCGGTCGGCCGTATCATTGCACAACATCACGAATGCCCGGACGGCAGCGGGTTTCCCAATAAGTTGAAAAACGGAACCGTCTCTCAACTTGCGCAGCTCGTGGGGTTGGCGGACACCTATGACGGAATGGTCGGGACGCGCAATGGCCGCCCTCCCCTGTTACCCCACGATGCGATTCGGCAACTCTTCGTCCTGGGAGAGAAGGGTCGCTACGAGAAGGCGCTGGTCGAAGTCGCCATCAAGGCCTTGGGTGTCTATCCCATCGGGAGTCTCATCAAGCTCAACACGAGCGAATGTGCCGTGGTCATGGGCATCAATCATGAGGATCGCTTGAAACCAAAAATCCGGATCATCAGCCGTCCCGAAGGAGACATACTGAAAGATCCGATCGATATCGATCTCACGATCGCGAATCCCGCCGAGCCGTCCCGCACGATTCTCCGCGCCTTGGACCCGCAACAGGAACATGTGGACCTCCCGGCGTATTTTGAAACGGTGTCGAAGTCGTAA